A region of the Leucobacter komagatae genome:
CTGCGCGAGCGTGTGCGCATCTCGTCGGACCTGTTCGGCGAGCTCAAGGGCTTGCTGGGGCCGCGGTGCCTCATGGATGTAGAGGAGCTTGTATCGTGAACGACCTGCAGCAACGCATTATTCGGGAGCTCGGCGTGATGCCCGAGATCGACGCGGCCGCCGAGATCGAGCGCCGCGTCGCCTTCCTCGCCGACTACGCCGCGGCGCTGCCCGGCGTTCGCGGTTTCGTGCTCGGCATTTCGGGCGGGCAGGATTCGTCGCTCGCGGGCCGGCTCGCCCAGCTCGCCGCCGAGCGTCTCCGAGAGCGCGGCATCGACGCTGCGTTCTGGGCGATGCGGCTGCCGTACGGTGTCCAGCACGATGAAGACGACGCGCAGCTCGCGCTCTCCTTCATTCGGCCAGACCACACGGTTACCGTGAACATTGCAGACTCCGTGGACGGCATGGTCGCGGCGCTCACTGCGGCGACGGGCGAGCCCGTCAGCGACTTCAATAAGGGCAACGTGAAAGCGCGGGCTCGGATGGTCGCGCAGTACGGGCTCGCGGGGGATCGCGGGCTCATCGTCATCGGCTCGGATCACGCCGCGGAGGCGATCACGGGCTTCTTCACGAAGTTTGGCGACGGCGCTGCCGACGTTGTCCCGCTCCAGGGCCTCACGAAGGGCCAGGGCGCGGAGATGCTCACGGTGCTCGATGCCCCGGCCCGGCTGTGGCAAAAGGTTCCGACGGCCGACCTGCTCGACGGCAAGCCCGGCGAGACCGACGAGTCGAGCCTCGGAGTAAGCTATCCCGAGATCGACGCGTACCTGCGCGGTGAGCCGGTCTCGGATGCGGCGCGAGCCAACCTTGAGCGCCGCTTCCTCGCGACCGATCACAAACGACGGGTGCCGGTCGGCCCGAACGATGCGTGGTGGCGCAGCGAAGGAGAGAACGCATGACGACGACGTTTGTGCTTGCTGGCGGGTGCTATTGGTGCCTGGACGCGGCGTACCGCGCGCTTCGCGGAGTGGTCGCTGTGCGCTCTGGCTTCGCTGGCGGCGACACCCCGAACCCGACCTACGAGGCGGTCTGCACGGGCCTCACAGGCCACGCCGAGGTGGTCGAGGTTGAGTTCGACGAGGCCGTGCTGCCGGCTGAGGTTGTGCTCGACGCCTTCTTCACGATGCACGACCCGCGTCAGCTCAACCGCCAAGGGAATGACGTCGGCACCCAGTATCGGTCGGCAATGTTCTACGCTGACGAGACGCAGCGTGAGCTCTTTGAGGCCGCGCGCGTGCGCGCCGACGACGCGTGGGGCGGGGGAGTCGTGACCGAGATCTCACCGCTCACCGAGGTCTTCCCCGGGCCCGAGGAACACCAGGATTTCTTCGCGAAGAACCCCACGCAGGGGTACTGCCTCGCCGTTGCCGTTCCCAAGGTGAACAAGATTCGCGCCGGCTTCGCCGAGTACCTTGCTTAGCAGCCTGCCGAGTACCTTGCGCCCCGCCGCGCTCACCTACCGGGTGCTTGCGGCGGGCCTCATCGCGTTCGGCATCGTTCGCATCACCGGCGTCTTCGGCCCCGAGCCCAGCCTGGCGGCGTTCACCTTCTATACCGTGCAGAGCAACCTGCTGTGCCTGGTGTGGGTGGTCGCCCTAGTCGCTGTCACCGCTCGCGATCTCCGTCGCGGCGGTACCCGCGGCTTCTCGACGCCGTCGCCGCGGTGGAGCGCGGCCGTCATGATGGCGATTACCATCACGATGCTCGTGTACCTCGTCGTGCTGGTTCCGACCTCGTTCGTACAGGGCAGCGACTACGTGCCGTTCTCGCTGACGGACAACCTGATCCACATCTTCACCCCGCTCTTGCTGATTGTTGATTGGCTCGTGTTTGTCCCGAAGGGGAGGCTCCGCGCCGCCGACCCGCTGCTGTGGCTGCTTTTTCCGCTCGCCTACCTGGCTTTCGCGTTTGTCTACGGCGGGCTCGGGGGCGAGTTCTTGCCCGGGCAGCGCTACCCCTACCCGTTCCTAGACGTCGAAGCGAACGGTGTCGGTGGCGTCGCGCTGTGGGTCGCAGGCCTCGGCGTCGCGCTCGCCGGTATCGGCTACCTCTACTACTGGCTCGACCGAGCCCTCCCGCGGCGCCGCTAAGCCGACGCGAGGCGTGGCGTGAAACCGTTCTCTGAGCGCTCCTGAGCATCCTCCTCGCCCCCGACCGGGGCGCTGGCCGCAATGTCGGCCTCGTCGGGGGCCTCAGGCCGGTCGCCGACTCCCTCGCCCGCGCCGCCTCCCTCACCCGCGCCGCCGTCATCGGAGGCGGGCCCCGCGGCGACCCCGGAGGCTTTGAGAAACGCGGTGACCCCGAACCGCACGTCGTGGCCGACCCCTTCGGCGTCGACCTCGACCGCGGTGCCCCGCTTGCCCTCGTGCTCCCAGTCTCGAAGCCGGAGCTTGCCGGCGACAACGACGCGGTCGCCCTTCTTGAAGGCCTGCTTCGCGTGCCGCGCGAGGCCGCGAAACGTATTGATTGTGAACCAGTTGGTGTGGCCGTCGACCCACGCGCCCGTCGCCGCGTCGTACCGCCTGTCTGAACTCGCGAGCCGGAACGTGCAGAATTCTGCGCCTCCCGCCGGAGTGAAGAGTTTCGGCTCGGTCGCGATTTGCCCGATCACGCTGATGTGCTGGGACATGTGGTGCTCCTTCGGTCAGGGCGGCGCCGGTGCGCGCGCCGTGGGGACAGCATGCCCGTGGGGTGGAGCGGCGCGAGGCAACTTTCCGCCAGCTGTGGAGAGCCACGTACAAGAACCGGTGCTCGCGCGACTGTGGGCGAAGCTCTCAGCTTCGTGGGAGCAGCGCGACAGGCCGTGCCCATAGACTTGGCACATGGTTGAGACTCGGGCCCGTCGCACGGCGGCTATCGTGGCAGGCGCGGCGACACTGATGCTGACGCTCAGTTCGTGCTCGCTGATCGAGGGGCCCACCCCGGTGACGCCCGAACGGCCCCAGATCGAAGAGCCCGCGGAGCCAGCGGTCTTCGTGCCGGGCGGCACCGCTGAAGACAACCTGCCTTTCTTCGGGCAGGTGCTGCGCGAATACGCGGCGGGGGAGCAGCCGGTTCAGGGGCAGCCGATCGTCGATGCGCTCGCGGCCGGCGGGTTCGCGAAGACCGATATGCAGGTTTCGTTCGACCAGTCGAAGACGGGGCTCGCCGCTGACAGCATTTACGTCGCCGTGCGCGCCGGGGAGTCGTGCCTCATCGGCCAGGTCGCTGCAGAGGAACGCGGCGCAACCGCCGAGGTCGCGGCCGCCGTCGGCCCCGAGCGCAACGTGTGCCTCATCGGCCAAACGCGCCCGATCGACTGGTAAGCCGTCCGCGAGGCTTCCCGAAGCGCGCTCAGCCGAGGTCCCAAAGCAGCCGATAGTACGCGATGCGCTCGGGGTCAGCATCGATTCCGTACCCCTCGTACACGAGCGTGTCGAAGCCAGGCCCGTGGTTCCAATCGATGCTCCACGCGGCGACCGCGAGATCGGCCCACCGGTCGGCGACCCCGAGCGAACCGAGATCGACGTGCGCCGCGAAGTTGCCGGCCGCGTCGAGCAGCGTGTTGGGTGCGCACGCGTCGCCGTGGCACACGACTAAGCGATCAGGATCCGGCGCGTCATGCAGCCGCCGACGTGCCTCAGCGACGGTGAAGTTCCGATACGCCCGGTGCCAGTCGCCGGGGCTCTCGCCCGAGGCGACGCGCTCCTCGAACTGCTCGATGCGTGCCGGGATGCCCCACTCAAACGGGCACTCGTCGACCGGGAGAGTGTCGTGCAGAACGCGGAGGCCCGCGCCGATCGCGCGAGCGGCTATCGCGGGCTCGGCGATCCACTGTGGCTCGACAGCCGAAGCAGCCTCGAGCGCGCGCGTGATCAGCCACGATCCGGCCTCGTCTGCGCCGTGGCTCAGTACCTCGGGCACCGCCGCTCCCTGCGCCCGCGCCCACCCGAGCCGGTTCGCTTCCTCAGCGAGATCCAATTCGGGCGTGCCCGCGGCGACCCACTTCACGTAGCTCGCGCTCGCGTTACCCGGGCCGCCCATGTCGCGGAACGTGAGCCCGCCCAGCCCATTCACCCAGATGGGAACGAGCTCGCGCCCGCCCGTCAGTTCGCGCACGCGCTCGGGCACGGGCACCGGGCCCGTCGGGATCTCGGCAACTGCTTCG
Encoded here:
- the nadE gene encoding ammonia-dependent NAD(+) synthetase, coding for MNDLQQRIIRELGVMPEIDAAAEIERRVAFLADYAAALPGVRGFVLGISGGQDSSLAGRLAQLAAERLRERGIDAAFWAMRLPYGVQHDEDDAQLALSFIRPDHTVTVNIADSVDGMVAALTAATGEPVSDFNKGNVKARARMVAQYGLAGDRGLIVIGSDHAAEAITGFFTKFGDGAADVVPLQGLTKGQGAEMLTVLDAPARLWQKVPTADLLDGKPGETDESSLGVSYPEIDAYLRGEPVSDAARANLERRFLATDHKRRVPVGPNDAWWRSEGENA
- a CDS encoding aminoglycoside 3'-phosphotransferase, with the translated sequence MFDKPEAVAEIPTGPVPVPERVRELTGGRELVPIWVNGLGGLTFRDMGGPGNASASYVKWVAAGTPELDLAEEANRLGWARAQGAAVPEVLSHGADEAGSWLITRALEAASAVEPQWIAEPAIAARAIGAGLRVLHDTLPVDECPFEWGIPARIEQFEERVASGESPGDWHRAYRNFTVAEARRRLHDAPDPDRLVVCHGDACAPNTLLDAAGNFAAHVDLGSLGVADRWADLAVAAWSIDWNHGPGFDTLVYEGYGIDADPERIAYYRLLWDLG
- a CDS encoding single-stranded DNA-binding protein yields the protein MSQHISVIGQIATEPKLFTPAGGAEFCTFRLASSDRRYDAATGAWVDGHTNWFTINTFRGLARHAKQAFKKGDRVVVAGKLRLRDWEHEGKRGTAVEVDAEGVGHDVRFGVTAFLKASGVAAGPASDDGGAGEGGGAGEGVGDRPEAPDEADIAASAPVGGEEDAQERSENGFTPRLASA
- a CDS encoding DUF6993 domain-containing protein yields the protein MVETRARRTAAIVAGAATLMLTLSSCSLIEGPTPVTPERPQIEEPAEPAVFVPGGTAEDNLPFFGQVLREYAAGEQPVQGQPIVDALAAGGFAKTDMQVSFDQSKTGLAADSIYVAVRAGESCLIGQVAAEERGATAEVAAAVGPERNVCLIGQTRPIDW
- a CDS encoding Pr6Pr family membrane protein, with the protein product MLSSLPSTLRPAALTYRVLAAGLIAFGIVRITGVFGPEPSLAAFTFYTVQSNLLCLVWVVALVAVTARDLRRGGTRGFSTPSPRWSAAVMMAITITMLVYLVVLVPTSFVQGSDYVPFSLTDNLIHIFTPLLLIVDWLVFVPKGRLRAADPLLWLLFPLAYLAFAFVYGGLGGEFLPGQRYPYPFLDVEANGVGGVALWVAGLGVALAGIGYLYYWLDRALPRRR
- the msrA gene encoding peptide-methionine (S)-S-oxide reductase MsrA, whose product is MTTTFVLAGGCYWCLDAAYRALRGVVAVRSGFAGGDTPNPTYEAVCTGLTGHAEVVEVEFDEAVLPAEVVLDAFFTMHDPRQLNRQGNDVGTQYRSAMFYADETQRELFEAARVRADDAWGGGVVTEISPLTEVFPGPEEHQDFFAKNPTQGYCLAVAVPKVNKIRAGFAEYLA